Below is a window of Electrophorus electricus isolate fEleEle1 chromosome 12, fEleEle1.pri, whole genome shotgun sequence DNA.
AAAACATGAAGATAGCATGTTTAATACACCATCGAGTCCTCAGTGCAGTTGACTAatgtggtctgtgtgttttgcatgtgtgtgtttgcctgatTTAGTGCTGATGAACACACACTATCTGAGCTTTTGTTACAATAACACAAGTTGAAATACTGAAACTCCAAATGTTTAAATACTGATGATTTGAAGTGTGAAATGTCCTGAAGCAGCTTCTGTAGCCTGGAGCTGGCCGCAGGTCTACAAtgaagggttagggtcaggacACCGTCCTGCAAACCTTTAAGAAAGGTCATGATTAATGTTTCATTCATGAATGGGTGAATGTTTACCTTCCTAATAGAAACATTCATGTGTACACAAGCCTCACTGTGTGTATAGACATGCACTTATAAAGGGAATCCAGTCAATACTGTGTATTTAAGCATATGAGTGTAAGTATGAATGGacataatgtgtatatgtaacagTAGTgaagccgtgtgtgtgtaggttggaCTGGATGAAAACTGGTTTCCTGCCAAAGAGACGAAGTAGCttataatttcacatttgttaGTGAAtatgttcttttgtgtgtgtgtgtgtgtgtgtgtgtgtgtgtgtgtgtgtgtgtgtgtgtgtgtgtgtgtatactatgTGGGCTGGTAGgagttttgtgtttacatgcgcgcatatatatatatatatatatatatatatatatatatatatatatatatatatatatatatatatatatttatgtgtgtgtgtgtgtgtgtgtgatttaccaGTATGAACATAAGGGTGCATATCTGCCCCTACTCACTTCACTCTGGGACAGAATCCAGAACTAACAGGCcccaaaaccaacacacacacatcgatCTGCATGGCTTCAGCGCCACACCCAGTCCACTCAGGCCAAGACAGGCCTGTATTTAGTCTGAAACTTGCTTTGGAAACCCTAAACCTTAGAAACCATTATAAACCAATATACACCCCTTATAAACCAATATACACCCCTTTCTAAACCATTATAAATCCTTATAAACATTAGAAACCTCTTATAAACACTTATAAACCCCTTAAAAATGTGCAGCTAAACTTTTTGTTCCTCGTCCCTCACCCACCTAGccctggtttgtttgtgtgtgtgtgtgtgtgtgtgtgtgtgtgtgtgtgtgtgcgcgtgtgtgtgtacgtgtgcgtgcacgtgtgcgcatTGTGTGTTTATAAACTCTGTGCTCTGTAGGCACTCTACCATGGGAAGTTCATCGATACGGGCTTCACGCTTCCCTTCTACAAACGCATGCTGAATAAGAAACCCACTCTGAAGGACCTGGAGTCCATTGATCCAGAATTCTATAACTCCATCATGTGGGTGAAGTACGTACCCTACTCTGTCCTCCaagtctgtctctgtgtgtgtgtgtgtgtgtgtgtgtgtgtgtgtgtgtgtgtgatttttgctcTCCTGgtgacgtttgtgtgtgtgattggcagGGAGAATGACCTGGAGGAGTGTGGGGTGGAGCTGTATTTCGCACAGGACATGGAGATCCTGGGGAAGGTCTCCACCCACCAGCTGAAGGATGATGGAGAGAACCAGCTTGTCACCCAACACAACAAGGAGGAGTACATTGGGTATGGGTCCTGGTGATAGGAATAGTGTTGGGTTTAAAATGGTCTTAGCATTAATGTTGGGGTTAATATTAAGATTAAGGTTGGAGCTGAGTTTAGTATTAGGAATATAATTAATACTGGGATTAGGTTTAGTTTTGCCATTGAAGTGGTGGTTGTTAATATGACTGGGTTTAGTCTTGTggttgattattattattatgatgatgactGGGTTTAGTGTTGGGATTGAGGATGCTATTATTATGACTGGGTTTGTGCCCAGTCTGCTGACAGACTGGCGTTTTACTCGCGGAGTGGAGGAGCAGACTAAAGCCTTCCTGGACGGCTTTAACGAGGTTGTGCCTCTCGAGTGGCTCCGATACTTTGATGAGAAAGAgctggaggtgggtggagctaAAACAAACACCTGTATCTGCTTCTACTCCAAACTCAGCATTTAATTGTAATCGCAATGTTCCTGGTCCCCTGAACCCCTCACATATCTCAGCTCATTGTGAtagctgattggctggtttcTCTTGTAGCTGATGCTGTGTGGGATGCAGGAGATTGATCTGAGTGACTGGCAGAAAAACACCATCTACCGCCATTACACCAAGAACAGCAAACAAATCCACTGGTTCTggcaggtatgtgtgtgcgtgtacgagTGTCTGTCTCACTAACACACCCTGTTaaacccttgtgtgtgtgtgtgtgtgtgtgtgtgtgtgtgtgtgtgtgtgtgtgtgtgtgtgtgtgtgtgtgtgtgtgtgtgtgtgtgtgtgtgtgtacgagtgtctATCTCTAACACACCCTGTTaaacccttgtgtgtgtgtgtaggttgtgaAGGATATGGACAACGAGAAGCGAATTCGTTTGCTGCAGTTTGTTACAGGAACCTGTCGACTGCCAGTGGGAGGCTTTTCTGAACTGATAGGTGCACAcactcataataataataagaagggATTTATGCAAACCTCAGCATGTTTCTGGCAACCTAATTAACTGACGCACTCTTAATGCCACACGTAGGGAGTAACGGACCCCAGAAGTTCTGCATAGACAAAGTGGGAAAGGAGACATGGCTGCCCAGAAGTCACACCTGGTAAGACTACAGGTTACCCAGGTTACCTGGACATGTGATGATATCACACCTGGTAAGACTACAGGTTACCTGGACATGTGATGATATCACACCTGGTAAGACTACAGGTTACCTGGACATGTGATGATATCACACCTGGTAAGACTACAGGTTACCTGGACATGTGATGATGTCACACCTGGTAAGACTACAGGTTACCTGGACATGTGATGATGTCACACCACTCTGTTTCTCGTTCACAGCTTCAACCGCCTGGACCTGCCACCATATAGAAATCTGGAGCAGCTGAGGGAGAAGCTTCTGTTTGCTATTGAGGAGACGGAGGGCTTTGGGCAGGAATGAGCACTCGGAGCAGGGCGGGGCCATGGGGCAGAACCAGGGGTGGGGCCAAGAGGGGTGGGACACCAACCATTACTCCACCCACTGCTGGAATTGGAGTGAATCAGTAGGAGGGAAGGCTTTATGGCAATAGTAAAGATGCACCATTTTCCATCACAGATATTCAGTCACTTTCTAAAGCTCATTTGAAAACAGCCATAGTTAACCAAAGTGCTACAGAAATGGTCTAAGGttaagaaaattttaaaaattaaatcacaCTTGTGTATACACTTAAGAGACCACACAACCATAACACGACAACACAcatcaataacaaaaatgacaaagcaataaaaaaatgaaataaaacacaaaatataaattaaaaaaattaagtaacCTGGGCACTGTAGGCAATTCAGGCACATAAACCCAGgaacagagaaatgtttttaaggTGAGATTTACACCTGTTTTAGCACGAAGATATTGATCTTCACGTTATTAACAGCAGTTGTTGTTGAAAGTCTGGTGGCACTACAAAGCAATTTCCTCtttaccatggcaacagtgcTTACTGATTGTTCTGTGACCTGACTGGTCATGGGACCTTCAACAAGTCAGTAAATGCCAGACacaaatgaaatgtgaaaatgataCTTTTTGTATCTTCAAGCATCTAGAGGGCAGTAGAGAGCCTGAGTCCAAAAGAGCCCCTACCCCTCCGTATGCTCCAGACCACCAGAATCACAACCTACAAAGCAAATTTtgataaataattttacaatacaTTGCAAACTTCAGAAACAGCACAGCTAGAGTAAATGCACCATATTTTCATCTTATGggagaaaatattttacaggAGCAGAGTTGTGAGAGAATGTAAAAGACTTGggacaaatgtattttatttctctggtttgttttatgttttgttaattttgaaataattgGTAATTCTGTACAGAACAAAATCAAATGAGAATATACGTGTTGTTTGGAACAAAAGGGTGGTACAAAAATCCCTGATTAAAAACTGCGTGTACATATGCTGGCCTGAGATTCACTTTCATTACTTACAAACAGAAGCATCAACTAATGCATTGTTTAGATTGAGATGAACCCTTTTGTAATGTCAGATTACTGATGGATTTCTGTAGTCATCTTAATAACCCAGTGTCCTGATAATAAACTTGATTAATAAGCACTTCTGCCCCCAGCATAAAGAAAAGTCACAGAATGCGTCACGGTGACTGCGCTGTAGGGTTGACCCTCATCGCTACGGTGACTGTGCTGTAAGTTGGACCTTCAGCGCCAGGGTGACTGTTGTTGAAGGTTGTATCCTCACCACCATGGTGATCGTGTGGCAGGTTATACCCTCGTCGCATGGTAATTATTGCaggatttatttttctccctgttcctcAGTGTCCAGCAGGAGTCAAGTGCATTTGAAACAGTCTGTATCCATGCAGGAGTACTGAGTCATGCTCACACATGTTCAGCCTTCAGTAGttaaaggtgtgtgttctgggtggTGCTGGGACACCTTACCTCACTGTTGAAAGCCTCCTGGAGGAATTGCGTgcttaattcagtgaaacacagatgaagggagGACCTGACCTGATGACCTCTGAGAAGAGCTCAGGTTGTGGTGTTAGGTGTAGAGTGAGTAGGCAGAGCCCTGTGTGACGCTCTAATGATGTGACACAGGATATTTCACATCCTGTCTTAGAATTACAACTGCGATCATGGACTGTGTAGGTCGCCGCTCAGTGTTGGATGACATGTAAAGGTTGTTTcattttagaatttaaaaaaagctggAGCAAATTTAATATGGACATTTAATGCTATGGAAAATGTTGGTAAGAAAATAAACCCCTTTTAAAccataatatatttaaatttgtaaTATTATTGAACAAGATTTAACAAACACATTATTCAACAAGACAGCTCTTTCAATGTCATTCTTGTGACTTTTTTGGGCACTGTGCAAACGTTTACTTTGAGATGTGTAAAGACTCTTAAGTTGAAATTTCAATCACGGAAGTCGAACTTTGAGAACTAAGCCAAACATCCCCAATGCTGAGATCTCCGGTTTACATTTAAGATCGTAGCGGCTCAGACTGAGAAGACGGAACCTCCAGCTCCATAGCGCGAGGTCACAGCAAGACTTTAGCACGTGTTGGTGTATTAGGACGCAGCCCACGCGGCGAGCTCGCTCACAACAGCTGCGAGCGCATTTTCATCTTCATTTAATCGAGCCTCATGAGTCAGTAGCAGCATGTGGACCGCAGATGAAGTCGCTCATCTATGTTACGAGCGCTTCCGCGAGCTGCCCAGGCGCGGGAAGCCGGACGCCGGGCGCGAGTGGACGCAGCTGGCCGCCGTGGTCCAGATCTCAGCCCGCGCGGGAGGGACAGGTGGGGCACATGGCGTGTTCAGAAACGCTCAGTGAATTCTGTTGTATTGCACCTGAAGGCTGTAATCACTCTCGCTTTTAGTTCAGAAGGACGTTGTAGCCCTGGGGACAGGCACCAAGTGCATCGGGCGTTCCGCTATGAGTCCCAGAGGTAAATatatcttacacacacacagaggttaaagcactacacacacacacagaggttaaagcactacacacacacagaggttaaagcactacacacacacagaggttaaagcactacacacacacagaggttaaagcactacacacacacagaggttaaagcactacacacacacagaggttaaagcactacacacacacagaggttaaagcactacacacacacagaggttaaagcactacacacacacagaggttaaagcactacacacacacagaggttaaagcactacacacacacagaggttaaagcactacacacacacagaggttaaagcactacacacacacagaggttaaagcactacacacacacagaggttaaagcactacacacacacagaggttaaagcactacacacacacagaggttaaagcactacacacacacagaggttaaagcactacacacacacagaggttaaagcactacacacacacagaggttaaagcactacacacacacacagaggttaaagcactacacacacacacacacagaggttaaagcactacacacacacacacacagaggttaaagcaccacacacacacacacagaggttaaagcaccacacacacacacacagaggttaaagcaccacacacacacacacagaggttaaagcaccacacacacacacacagaggttaaagcaccacacacacacacacagaggttaaagcaccacacacacacacacagaggttaaagcaccacacacacacacacagaggttaaagcaccacacacacacacacagaggttaaagcaccacacacacacacacagaggttaaagcaccacacacacacacacagaggttaaagcaccacacacacacacacagaggttaaagcaccacacacacacacacagaggttaaagcaccacacacacacacacagaggttaaagcaccacacacacacacagaggttaaagcaccacacacacacacacagaggttaaagcaccacacacacacacacagaggttaaagcaccacacacacacacacagaggttaaagcaccacacacacacacacagaggttaaagcaccacacacacacacacagaggttaaagcaccacacacacacacacagaggttaaagcaccacacacacacacacagaggttaaagcaccacacacacacacacagaggttaaagcaccacacacacacacacacagaggttaaagcaccacacacacacacacacagaggttaaagcaccacacacacacacacacagaggttaaagcaccacacacacacacacacagaggttaaagcaccacacacacacacacacagaggttaaagcaccacacacacacacacacagaggttaaagcaccacacacacacacacacagaggttaaagcaccacacacacacacacacagaggttaaagcaccacacacacacacacacagaggttaaagcaccacacacacacacacacagaggttaaagcaccacacacacacacacagaggttaaagcaccacacacacacacacagaggttaaagcaccacacacacacacacagaggttaaagcaccacacacacacacacacagaggttaaagcaccacacacacacacacacagaggttaaagcaccacacacacacacagaggttaaagcaccacacacacacacacagaggttaaagcaccacacacacacacacagaggttaaagcaccacacacacacacacagaggttaaagcaccacacacacacacacagaggttaaagcaccacacacacacacacagaggttaaagcaccacacacacacacacagaggttaaagcaccacacacacacacacagaggttaaagcaccacacacacacacacacagaggttaaagcacaacacacacacacacacagaggttaaagcaccacacacacacacacagaagttaaagcaccacacacacacacacagaggttaaagcaccacacacacacacacagaggttaaagcaccacacacacacacacagaggttaaagcaccacacacacacacacacagaggttaaagcaccacacacacacacacacagaggttaaagcaccacacacacacacacagaggttaaagcaccacacacacacacacacagaggttaaagcaccacacacacacacacacagaggttaaagcaccacacacacagaggttaaagcaccacacacacagaggttaaagcaccacacacacagaggttaaagcaccacacacacagaggttaaagcaccacacacacagaggttaaagcaccacacacacagaggttaaagcaccacacacacagaggttaaagcaccacacacacagaggttaaagcaccacacacacagaggttaaagcaccacacacacagaggttaaagcaccacacacacacacacacacagaggttaaagcaccacacacacacacacacacacagaggttaaagcaccacacacacacacacacacacacagaggttaaagcaccacacacacacacacacacacacagaggttaaagcaccacacacacacacacacacacacacagaggttaaagcaccacacacacacacacacacacacacagaggttaaagcaccacacacacacacacacacacacagaggttaaagcaccacacacacacacacacacacacagaggttaaagcaccacacacacacacacagaggttaaagcaccacacacacacacacacacacacagaggttaaagcaccacacacacacacacacacacacagaggttaaagcaccacacacacacacacacacacacagaggttaaagcaccacacacacacacacacacacacacagaggttaaagcaccacacacacacacacacacacacagaggttaaagcaccacacacacacacacacacacacagaggttaaagcaccacacacacacacacacacacacagagtttaaagcaccacacacacacacacacacacacagaggttaaagcaccacacacacaca
It encodes the following:
- the wwp2 gene encoding NEDD4-like E3 ubiquitin-protein ligase WWP2; this encodes MVQEPPLPPGWEMKYTSEGVRYFVDHNSRTTTFKDPRPGFESGSRQGGSPGAYDRSFRWKYHQFRFLCHSNALPSHVKISVSRQTLFEDSFQQIMNMKPYDLRRRLYIIMRGEEGLDYGGIAREWFFLLSHEVLNPMYCLFEYAGKNNYCLQINPASSINPDHLTYFRFIGRFIAMALYHGKFIDTGFTLPFYKRMLNKKPTLKDLESIDPEFYNSIMWVKENDLEECGVELYFAQDMEILGKVSTHQLKDDGENQLVTQHNKEEYIGLLTDWRFTRGVEEQTKAFLDGFNEVVPLEWLRYFDEKELELMLCGMQEIDLSDWQKNTIYRHYTKNSKQIHWFWQVVKDMDNEKRIRLLQFVTGTCRLPVGGFSELIGSNGPQKFCIDKVGKETWLPRSHTCFNRLDLPPYRNLEQLREKLLFAIEETEGFGQE